A genomic segment from Pseudomonas sp. S09G 359 encodes:
- a CDS encoding HlyD family secretion protein → MKRKDKIAVSVITVFAIGVLVYLVAPGILGSKRQSTNDAFVAADFTLVAPRVAGFIKDVLVEDNQRVKAGQLLALIDDRDFRAAAQAADADTLVAQAQLKNATATLERQSSVIAQAQATVAADRAEVAFAEHELNRYNHLAGVGAGTVQNAQQAKTRIDQATARLANATAVLAAERKQVEILTAQRDAAEGGLKRAQAALELASYQLSYTRIVAPVDGMVGERAVRVGAYVTPGSKILAVVPLAEAYVVANFQETQLSHMHAGQAVQVRVDSLDGELLNGHLQSLAPATGVTFAAVKPDNATGNFTKVVQRIPVKIVLEPNQPLTERLRVGMSVEASVDTQPVAHPREVAQQ, encoded by the coding sequence ATGAAACGCAAAGACAAAATTGCCGTCTCCGTCATCACCGTGTTTGCCATCGGCGTGCTGGTGTACCTGGTCGCGCCGGGCATTCTGGGCAGCAAGCGCCAGAGCACTAACGACGCCTTCGTCGCGGCTGACTTCACCCTGGTTGCGCCACGCGTGGCGGGGTTTATCAAGGACGTACTGGTAGAAGACAACCAGCGCGTCAAGGCCGGGCAACTGCTGGCGCTGATTGACGACCGTGACTTCCGCGCCGCCGCCCAGGCCGCCGATGCCGATACTTTGGTGGCTCAGGCCCAGCTGAAAAACGCCACCGCGACCCTCGAGCGCCAAAGCTCGGTGATCGCCCAGGCCCAGGCCACCGTGGCGGCAGACCGTGCCGAAGTGGCTTTCGCCGAACACGAACTGAACCGCTACAACCACCTCGCCGGCGTCGGTGCGGGCACGGTGCAGAACGCCCAGCAAGCCAAGACTCGCATCGACCAGGCCACCGCGCGCCTGGCCAATGCCACGGCAGTGTTGGCGGCCGAACGTAAACAGGTCGAGATCCTCACCGCCCAGCGTGATGCCGCCGAAGGTGGGCTCAAACGCGCCCAGGCGGCGTTGGAACTGGCCAGCTATCAGTTGTCCTACACGCGCATTGTGGCGCCGGTGGATGGCATGGTCGGCGAGCGTGCGGTGCGGGTCGGTGCCTATGTGACGCCGGGCAGCAAGATCCTCGCCGTGGTGCCGCTGGCCGAGGCCTATGTGGTGGCCAATTTCCAGGAAACCCAACTGTCCCACATGCACGCCGGCCAAGCGGTGCAGGTGCGTGTCGACAGCCTCGACGGCGAGCTGCTCAACGGCCATCTGCAAAGCCTGGCGCCGGCCACCGGGGTGACGTTCGCCGCAGTGAAGCCCGATAACGCCACCGGCAACTTCACGAAGGTGGTGCAGCGCATCCCGGTGAAGATTGTGCTGGAGCCCAACCAGCCACTGACCGAGCGCCTGCGGGTCGGTATGTCGGTGGAAGCCAGCGTCGACACCCAGCCGGTCGCGCATCCACGTGAGGTGGCGCAGCAATGA
- a CDS encoding efflux transporter outer membrane subunit — MRQFAWLTLSLISLSACTVGPDFQRPQGPQVTQWAAPQGRQAASRIVTDPLQERWWDVFHDEQLSALTRRALSDNLDLKLASSRLEQSRAVRQVTTAERYPSVNASGDYARQRNSGKGLSDPSGNNGRSAFNQWDAGFSASWELDFWGRVKRETEAADATLQVAENDRRAVLLSVLAETAQDYIQLRGVQNTRAVTEQNLDVARHSLKLSQLRLADGVATDLDVAEAAAQVAAIEARLPDLQQRQDQLINALSLLMGEPPQALHAQLSKDAAVPQTQRQVAIGLPSELAERRPDIRQAEARLHAATASIGVAKGDFYPRITLSGSLGSQAMQLSDFGSWGSRAFAFGPQFSLPLFNGGRLQGMLNLREAQQQEAALAYQQTVLRAWHEIDDQLTRYNASQLRRDSLAEAVRQNQIALATAQHQYVEGVVDFVNVLTVQGALLATQEQWVESSTGVSLAMVGLYKALGGGWQSVYPETAATPAG, encoded by the coding sequence ATGAGACAGTTCGCCTGGCTCACCTTGAGCCTGATCAGCCTGAGCGCCTGCACGGTCGGCCCGGATTTCCAGCGGCCGCAAGGCCCGCAGGTCACGCAATGGGCCGCACCCCAAGGGCGGCAGGCCGCCAGCCGCATTGTCACCGACCCGCTGCAAGAGCGCTGGTGGGATGTATTCCACGACGAGCAACTCTCGGCCCTCACGCGCCGTGCGCTCAGCGATAACCTCGACCTCAAACTGGCCAGCAGCCGTTTGGAGCAAAGCCGGGCGGTGCGCCAGGTGACCACCGCCGAGCGCTACCCGAGCGTCAACGCAAGCGGCGATTACGCACGCCAACGCAACAGCGGTAAAGGCTTGAGCGACCCGTCCGGCAACAACGGCCGCTCGGCGTTCAACCAGTGGGACGCGGGTTTTTCCGCCTCCTGGGAGCTGGACTTCTGGGGCCGTGTCAAACGCGAAACCGAAGCCGCCGACGCCACCCTGCAAGTGGCCGAAAACGACCGCCGCGCCGTGCTGCTGTCGGTGCTCGCCGAAACCGCCCAGGACTACATCCAGCTGCGCGGCGTGCAAAACACCCGCGCTGTTACCGAGCAAAACCTCGACGTCGCGCGCCACAGCCTCAAGCTCTCGCAACTGCGCCTGGCCGACGGCGTAGCCACCGACCTGGACGTGGCCGAAGCGGCTGCCCAGGTCGCCGCCATCGAAGCGCGCCTGCCGGATCTGCAACAGCGCCAGGACCAGTTGATCAACGCCCTGAGCCTGCTGATGGGCGAGCCGCCGCAAGCCCTGCACGCGCAACTGTCCAAGGACGCCGCCGTGCCGCAAACCCAGCGCCAGGTCGCCATCGGCTTGCCGTCGGAACTGGCCGAGCGCCGCCCGGATATCCGCCAGGCCGAAGCGCGTTTGCACGCGGCCACTGCCAGCATCGGCGTGGCCAAGGGCGATTTTTACCCGCGCATCACCTTGTCGGGCAGCCTCGGTTCCCAGGCCATGCAACTGTCGGATTTTGGCTCCTGGGGCTCGCGTGCGTTTGCCTTCGGCCCGCAATTCAGCCTGCCGCTGTTCAACGGTGGGCGCCTGCAAGGCATGTTGAATCTGCGCGAAGCCCAGCAGCAGGAAGCGGCCCTTGCCTACCAGCAAACCGTACTGCGCGCCTGGCATGAAATCGACGACCAGTTGACCCGCTACAACGCCAGCCAACTGCGCCGCGACAGCCTCGCCGAAGCCGTGCGCCAGAACCAGATCGCGCTGGCCACTGCGCAACATCAATACGTGGAAGGCGTGGTGGATTTCGTCAACGTGCTCACCGTGCAAGGCGCGCTGCTGGCCACGCAGGAGCAGTGGGTAGAGAGTTCTACCGGTGTGTCGCTGGCAATGGTGGGGTTGTATAAAGCTCTCGGAGGCGGGTGGCAATCGGTCTACCCTGAAACAGCCGCCACTCCCGCAGGCTGA
- a CDS encoding DUF3142 domain-containing protein, which produces MKHLWLGLLLLASPAFAAVDARDYDAFWLWSGVTPQPVLKQAKTLYILQGQINSTRRAPQRGVQMIAQGISVPRITRGEVWVVYRAHTLHWPERVYTQMLGQVQRWRDAGNPVVGIQIDFDARTQYLHEYADFLRDLRQRLPADLRLSITGLMDWSSNADPAAIAQLKGVVDEVVVQTYQGRHSIPDYAAYLPRMNRLGLPFKIGLIQGGEWEEPGYLKGGEWFRGYVVFLQNP; this is translated from the coding sequence GTGAAACACCTGTGGCTGGGCTTGCTCTTGCTGGCGAGCCCGGCCTTCGCCGCCGTCGACGCCCGCGACTATGACGCGTTCTGGCTGTGGAGCGGCGTAACACCACAACCGGTGCTCAAGCAGGCCAAAACCCTGTACATCCTCCAGGGCCAGATCAACTCCACCCGCCGCGCGCCACAGCGCGGGGTACAGATGATCGCCCAGGGCATCAGCGTGCCGCGTATCACCCGCGGTGAAGTGTGGGTGGTGTACCGCGCCCACACCCTGCACTGGCCTGAGCGGGTCTACACGCAGATGCTCGGCCAGGTACAACGCTGGCGTGACGCCGGCAACCCGGTGGTCGGCATCCAGATCGACTTCGACGCCCGCACCCAATACCTGCACGAATACGCCGACTTCCTGCGCGACCTGCGCCAACGCCTGCCCGCCGACTTGCGCTTGAGCATCACCGGCCTGATGGACTGGAGCAGCAACGCCGACCCCGCCGCCATCGCCCAACTCAAGGGCGTGGTGGACGAAGTGGTGGTGCAGACGTACCAGGGCCGCCATAGCATTCCGGATTACGCGGCGTACTTGCCACGCATGAACCGGCTGGGGCTGCCGTTCAAGATTGGTTTGATTCAGGGTGGGGAGTGGGAGGAGCCGGGGTATTTGAAAGGGGGGGAATGGTTTCGGGGGTATGTGGTGTTTTTGCAGAATCCGTGA
- a CDS encoding outer membrane assembly lipoprotein YfiO, producing MRIGFLSPLALALLTGFSLQAQASSDDTCYPDWRVSRDSLDACSNQPFLSPGNDSRVNLRLLLADKKVAALTPNALSEDDLAQGFGPVPFPVYRLTPVPATNAEPDNQPDNSRTAELDTLLKPLGIQRDSAEPAGDAFLSGEGSRCRSNNDDSATAFISQVIKADVPAAERDELVKARLQLLTTCSSDGQVVAEPIDSSNGRLLRTYLQAAADFYSGRFSEAERGFAAASSSELPWLKETALYMAARTSLNQAQAEAFDQYDMPQLEHVDKAALGAAEQGFLNYLKTYPQGEYAASARGLLRRVYWLADDADKLAEAYAWQLAQATDAERNVSLDELVEEADLKLLMIYRGTITTPMIQLVTDLMSMRAHTPPSLTRADLDAQKSVFANDPALFDYLQAAFALYVEHQPDAALKHLPEAVPSSLDYFAFSQQTLRALALEAKQDWKGAEALWLQLLPLAKQPLQRDQLELALAMNYERSGQLAKVFAADSPINAKQVRYILLRNVAGPELLRQQIAQASDPLERQTAQFVLLYKDLLRSQFATFADDFKQLPATAPEDKLGTSLGYVYSGGQALKLFQWNGDKAESGYACPSIGQTAATLQNDAKNPQGLNCFGEFILRNNLDGMPLEQARAAGSLGSTASGFKGETFSRLDGYKQVIANAKAPKNDKAYALFRAINCYAPAGYNSCGGQDVEPAVRKAWFRQLKSGFADTQWGKSLQYYW from the coding sequence ATGCGCATCGGTTTTCTGTCACCTCTGGCACTGGCACTGCTCACCGGATTTTCCCTACAGGCCCAGGCCAGCTCCGACGATACGTGCTACCCCGACTGGCGGGTCTCGCGTGACAGCCTCGACGCCTGCAGCAACCAGCCCTTCCTCAGCCCAGGTAACGACAGTCGCGTAAACCTGCGCCTGTTGCTGGCCGACAAAAAGGTTGCGGCCCTGACGCCCAATGCCTTGAGCGAAGACGACCTGGCCCAAGGGTTTGGCCCTGTGCCATTTCCGGTGTATCGCCTGACGCCTGTGCCCGCGACAAACGCAGAGCCCGACAACCAGCCGGACAACTCGCGTACCGCCGAACTCGACACCCTGCTCAAACCCCTGGGTATCCAGCGTGACTCCGCCGAGCCCGCCGGTGACGCGTTCCTCAGCGGAGAAGGCAGCCGCTGCCGCAGCAACAACGACGACAGCGCCACCGCGTTTATCAGCCAGGTCATCAAGGCCGACGTGCCCGCCGCCGAGCGCGATGAACTGGTCAAGGCGCGGCTGCAGTTGCTCACCACCTGCAGCTCGGATGGCCAGGTCGTCGCCGAGCCGATCGACTCCTCCAACGGCCGCCTGCTGCGCACCTACCTGCAAGCGGCCGCCGACTTCTACAGCGGTCGCTTCAGTGAAGCCGAGCGCGGTTTTGCCGCCGCCAGCAGCAGCGAGTTGCCTTGGCTGAAGGAAACCGCTCTGTACATGGCCGCGCGCACGTCACTCAACCAGGCGCAGGCCGAAGCGTTCGACCAATACGACATGCCGCAACTCGAGCATGTGGACAAGGCCGCCCTGGGCGCCGCCGAACAGGGTTTTCTCAACTACCTGAAAACTTATCCACAGGGCGAGTACGCCGCCTCCGCGCGCGGGCTGCTGCGCCGGGTGTATTGGTTGGCCGACGACGCCGACAAACTCGCCGAGGCTTACGCCTGGCAACTGGCGCAAGCCACCGACGCCGAACGCAACGTGAGCCTGGATGAGCTGGTGGAAGAGGCTGACCTCAAGCTGTTGATGATCTATCGCGGCACCATCACAACCCCGATGATCCAGCTCGTCACCGACTTGATGTCGATGCGCGCCCACACCCCACCCAGCCTGACCCGCGCCGACCTCGATGCACAGAAAAGCGTGTTTGCCAACGACCCGGCCCTGTTCGACTACCTGCAAGCGGCGTTCGCCCTGTACGTCGAGCACCAACCCGACGCCGCCTTGAAGCACCTGCCCGAGGCTGTGCCGTCGAGCCTGGATTACTTCGCCTTCAGCCAGCAGACCCTGCGCGCCCTGGCCCTGGAAGCCAAGCAAGACTGGAAGGGCGCCGAAGCGCTGTGGCTGCAACTGCTGCCACTCGCCAAACAACCGCTGCAACGCGACCAGCTTGAGCTGGCGCTGGCGATGAACTACGAACGCAGCGGCCAGTTGGCCAAGGTATTCGCCGCCGACTCGCCGATCAACGCCAAGCAGGTGCGCTACATCCTGCTGCGCAACGTCGCCGGGCCTGAGTTGCTGCGCCAGCAGATCGCCCAGGCCAGCGACCCACTGGAGCGCCAGACCGCGCAATTCGTGCTGCTCTATAAAGACTTGCTGCGCAGCCAGTTCGCTACCTTCGCCGACGACTTCAAGCAACTGCCCGCCACAGCCCCTGAGGACAAACTGGGCACCAGCCTGGGCTACGTCTACAGCGGCGGCCAGGCCTTGAAACTGTTCCAGTGGAACGGCGACAAAGCCGAATCCGGCTACGCCTGCCCGAGCATCGGGCAAACCGCCGCGACCTTGCAGAACGACGCAAAAAACCCGCAAGGCCTGAACTGCTTCGGCGAGTTCATCCTGCGCAACAACCTGGACGGCATGCCCTTGGAGCAAGCCCGCGCCGCCGGCAGCCTGGGCAGCACCGCATCCGGCTTCAAGGGTGAAACCTTCTCGCGCCTCGACGGCTACAAACAGGTGATCGCCAACGCCAAGGCGCCGAAGAACGACAAGGCCTATGCCCTGTTCCGCGCGATCAACTGCTACGCGCCCGCCGGCTACAACAGCTGCGGTGGCCAGGACGTCGAACCCGCCGTGCGCAAAGCCTGGTTCCGCCAGCTCAAAAGTGGTTTTGCCGACACCCAGTGGGGCAAATCCCTGCAGTACTACTGGTGA
- a CDS encoding glycosyltransferase family 39 protein has product MRRSVVEQNEKVEALPAFNRLTWEGTGWISRLWWVPILALAMALRFYHLTSAAIWGDEGSSLLLSEYAATDLWFHAAHDVHPPLYFFMLRGWIELFGDGILSIRGMSALPGVVAVGLGIWLTRQLSTRRAAILAGVLLALLPTAVRYSQEVRMYSLLAVWLMAATLALVYWVRQPERTRYLAVYVLLMSAGFYTHYFTALCVLVHWAYLGLLSTSRAPGPRLITRPAWWVANAVIVLLYVPWLPNLLDLVQHVDQLKVGGDIGWEEPVNLLSLPSMIWQFVLQDEGVGFWPPLFWLFPLLLVAVVVVTAWRDRERYRPASLLALFFLLPLLLVYGVSFISPVFIERYLTVYALALPILLALAIDRLSWLGAALFVLFVGVELVGLKNNFGVDEHDQFNVPVEFVNRNYQEDDRIVLSDMMWYLSYVYYDQTDAQLQLYTPPKPDGTPTRPNAYGFGTLVDQDGGRIYLDHLSALPADTRRVWLISSNEAPDDFAPLPEGWRELSRQDGGGARARLFVLCNVPQPQGCR; this is encoded by the coding sequence GTGCGACGGTCTGTGGTAGAGCAAAACGAAAAGGTCGAGGCGTTACCCGCCTTCAATCGCCTCACGTGGGAGGGCACCGGCTGGATCAGCCGCCTGTGGTGGGTGCCGATCCTAGCCTTGGCCATGGCCCTGCGTTTTTACCACCTGACCTCGGCGGCGATCTGGGGTGACGAAGGTTCCAGCCTGCTGCTCAGCGAATACGCCGCGACTGACCTGTGGTTTCACGCCGCCCATGATGTACACCCGCCGCTGTATTTCTTCATGCTGCGCGGCTGGATCGAACTGTTCGGCGACGGCATCTTGTCGATACGCGGCATGAGTGCCTTGCCAGGTGTTGTCGCTGTGGGCCTGGGCATCTGGCTTACGCGGCAGCTGTCCACCCGGCGCGCAGCCATACTGGCTGGGGTGTTGCTGGCGTTGCTGCCCACGGCGGTGCGCTACAGCCAGGAAGTACGCATGTACTCGCTGCTGGCCGTGTGGCTGATGGCCGCCACGCTGGCGCTGGTGTACTGGGTGCGTCAGCCCGAGCGCACGCGTTACCTGGCGGTTTATGTGCTACTGATGAGTGCCGGGTTCTACACCCATTACTTCACCGCGCTGTGCGTGCTGGTGCATTGGGCGTATCTGGGGCTGTTGAGTACGTCCCGCGCCCCCGGCCCACGGTTGATCACGCGCCCGGCATGGTGGGTGGCGAATGCCGTGATCGTGCTGTTGTACGTGCCGTGGCTGCCGAACCTGCTGGACCTGGTGCAACATGTCGATCAGCTTAAGGTAGGCGGCGATATCGGCTGGGAGGAGCCGGTCAACCTGCTGTCGTTGCCGTCGATGATCTGGCAGTTCGTATTGCAGGATGAAGGCGTTGGTTTCTGGCCGCCGCTGTTCTGGTTGTTTCCCCTGTTACTGGTTGCGGTGGTCGTGGTGACCGCCTGGCGCGATCGCGAGCGCTATCGACCGGCCAGCCTGCTGGCGCTGTTTTTTTTGCTGCCGCTGTTGCTGGTCTATGGTGTGTCGTTTATTTCCCCGGTGTTTATCGAGCGTTACCTCACGGTTTACGCCTTGGCCTTGCCGATCCTCCTGGCACTGGCCATCGACCGCTTGTCATGGTTGGGCGCGGCGTTGTTCGTGCTCTTTGTGGGCGTTGAGCTGGTAGGGCTGAAGAATAATTTCGGGGTGGATGAGCACGACCAATTCAACGTGCCGGTGGAGTTCGTCAATCGCAATTACCAGGAAGACGACCGCATCGTCCTCAGCGACATGATGTGGTACCTCAGCTACGTGTATTACGACCAAACCGACGCCCAGTTGCAGCTCTACACGCCGCCCAAGCCCGATGGCACGCCAACCCGGCCGAATGCCTACGGCTTCGGCACGCTGGTGGACCAGGATGGCGGGCGTATCTACCTCGACCATCTGTCGGCGTTGCCCGCCGACACCCGCCGTGTATGGCTGATCAGCAGCAACGAAGCGCCGGACGACTTCGCCCCGCTGCCCGAGGGCTGGCGTGAACTCAGTCGCCAGGACGGCGGCGGTGCACGGGCGCGGTTGTTTGTGTTGTGCAACGTCCCGCAACCCCAAGGCTGCCGCTAG
- a CDS encoding DUF2789 domain-containing protein, which translates to MESPVHSLPSLFKQLGLPDDPVSIEQFVAAHSPLKPELKLADAFFWTASQRAFLREEILEDADWAEVVDELNLMLRGGRGV; encoded by the coding sequence ATGGAATCGCCCGTACACAGCCTGCCATCACTGTTCAAACAGCTTGGTCTGCCGGACGACCCGGTCAGCATTGAACAGTTCGTGGCCGCTCATTCGCCGCTCAAGCCGGAGTTGAAATTGGCCGATGCGTTTTTCTGGACGGCCAGCCAGCGCGCATTTTTGCGCGAGGAGATTCTGGAAGATGCGGATTGGGCTGAGGTGGTGGATGAGTTGAACCTGATGTTGCGGGGTGGGCGCGGGGTGTAA
- a CDS encoding MarR family winged helix-turn-helix transcriptional regulator has protein sequence MNLSSSMVVGARNWRKICQTTLVSYGISEACAVPLLMIGRLGDGVHQVKVAQASGMESPSLVRLLDRLCNDGYVCRTEDVHDRRAKALSLTERGRDLVQAVEGQLVRLRKEVLADIAPTDMEAALRVLRAFEAATL, from the coding sequence ATGAACCTCAGCAGCAGCATGGTGGTGGGCGCCCGTAACTGGCGCAAAATCTGCCAGACCACGCTGGTGAGCTATGGTATTTCCGAAGCCTGCGCCGTGCCGTTGTTGATGATCGGCCGTTTGGGCGATGGTGTGCATCAGGTCAAAGTGGCTCAGGCGTCGGGGATGGAAAGCCCGTCGTTGGTGCGCTTGCTCGACCGGCTGTGCAATGACGGCTATGTATGCCGCACCGAAGACGTCCACGACCGCCGCGCCAAGGCCTTGAGCCTCACCGAGCGTGGTCGCGACTTGGTGCAGGCGGTGGAGGGGCAACTGGTGCGCCTGCGTAAGGAAGTGCTGGCAGACATTGCGCCCACCGATATGGAAGCGGCGCTGCGTGTGCTGCGCGCTTTTGAGGCGGCGACGCTTTGA
- a CDS encoding FUSC family protein: MNGFFTGMPPARDWFYGVRTFAASMIALYIAMLMQMPRPYWAMATVYIVSSPFVGPTSSKALYRAVGTLMGAAAAVFFVPMFVQSPYILVVVIALWTGTLLFLSMHLRTANNYALMLAGYTLPLIALPVVDNPLAVWDVAEARTEEIFLGIAVAAVVGAMFWPRRLMPVFDGSVAKWFADAQVYSERFLTRNVEPEEVSTLRGGMVATFNTLELMIGQLPHEGARPQTVRNTKELRGRMIHLLPVIDALDDAAYAIEHRAPEFLERFTPLLEEACAWLESTTEEAPVERWRVLRDKIDAAQPTGDALDDRHTLLFSNALYRLGEWVDLWQDCRSLQAAIQCESQDTWRAVYRHWRLGRLTPFLDRGLMFYSAFSTVSAIIVASVLWILLGWTDGGSAVILAAVACSFFATMDDPAPQIYRFFFWTAMSVLFASLYLFLVLPNLHDFPMLVLAFAVPFICIGTLTVQPRFYLGMLLTLVNTSSFISIQGAYDADFLNFANVNLAGPVGLLFAFVWTLIARPFGAELAAKRLTRFSWRDIVGLTEPATLAEHRHMAAQMLDRLMQHLPRLALTGQDTGIALRDLRVALNLLDLLAYSPRIVGVPRVLLNQVVEGVGGYFKACLKAGERLPAPSGLLMTLDRTRRALNGQGLQDADDTRVHLLHALAGLRLALLPGVEFIGGTGMEAPLPDGAPL; encoded by the coding sequence TTGAACGGATTTTTTACCGGCATGCCGCCGGCCCGTGACTGGTTTTACGGCGTGCGTACCTTCGCCGCCTCGATGATCGCCTTGTACATCGCCATGCTGATGCAAATGCCGCGTCCTTACTGGGCGATGGCCACGGTGTATATCGTCTCCAGCCCGTTCGTGGGCCCCACCAGTTCCAAGGCCCTGTACCGCGCCGTCGGCACCTTGATGGGCGCGGCGGCGGCGGTGTTTTTTGTGCCGATGTTCGTGCAGTCGCCGTACATCCTGGTGGTGGTGATCGCGCTGTGGACGGGTACCTTGCTGTTCCTCTCAATGCACCTGCGCACTGCCAACAACTACGCGCTGATGCTGGCCGGCTACACCTTGCCGCTGATCGCCTTGCCGGTGGTGGATAACCCCCTGGCGGTGTGGGATGTGGCCGAGGCGCGTACCGAAGAAATCTTCCTCGGCATCGCCGTGGCGGCGGTGGTGGGGGCGATGTTCTGGCCACGTCGGCTGATGCCGGTGTTCGACGGCTCGGTGGCCAAGTGGTTTGCCGATGCGCAGGTCTATAGCGAGCGCTTTTTGACCCGCAATGTCGAGCCTGAAGAGGTCAGCACATTACGCGGCGGCATGGTTGCCACCTTCAACACCCTGGAACTGATGATCGGCCAATTGCCCCACGAAGGCGCGCGGCCACAGACGGTGCGCAACACCAAGGAATTGCGCGGGCGCATGATCCACCTGCTGCCGGTGATCGATGCGCTGGACGACGCGGCCTATGCCATCGAACACCGTGCCCCGGAGTTTCTCGAGCGGTTCACGCCGTTGCTGGAAGAAGCCTGCGCGTGGCTGGAAAGCACCACCGAAGAGGCGCCCGTCGAACGCTGGCGCGTGCTGCGTGACAAGATCGACGCCGCCCAACCTACCGGCGACGCGCTGGATGACCGCCACACCCTGTTGTTCTCCAACGCCCTGTACCGCCTGGGTGAATGGGTCGACCTGTGGCAAGACTGCCGCAGCCTGCAAGCGGCTATCCAGTGCGAAAGCCAGGACACCTGGCGCGCCGTCTACCGCCACTGGCGCCTGGGCCGGCTCACGCCGTTCCTCGACCGTGGCTTGATGTTCTACTCGGCGTTTTCCACCGTCTCCGCGATCATTGTCGCCTCGGTGCTGTGGATCCTGCTGGGCTGGACCGACGGCGGCAGCGCGGTGATCCTCGCAGCCGTGGCCTGCAGTTTTTTCGCGACCATGGACGACCCGGCGCCGCAGATCTACCGGTTCTTTTTCTGGACCGCCATGTCGGTGCTGTTCGCCAGCCTCTACCTGTTCCTGGTGCTGCCCAACCTGCACGATTTTCCGATGCTGGTGCTGGCGTTTGCCGTGCCGTTTATCTGCATCGGTACGCTCACGGTGCAGCCGCGTTTCTACCTGGGCATGCTGTTGACGCTGGTGAACACCTCGTCGTTCATCAGCATCCAGGGCGCCTATGACGCCGACTTTTTAAACTTCGCCAACGTCAACCTGGCCGGGCCCGTAGGGTTGCTGTTCGCCTTTGTGTGGACGTTGATCGCGCGGCCCTTCGGTGCCGAGTTGGCGGCCAAGCGCCTGACTCGTTTCAGCTGGCGCGACATCGTCGGCCTCACCGAACCTGCGACCCTGGCCGAGCACCGGCACATGGCCGCACAAATGCTCGACCGCCTGATGCAGCACCTGCCGCGCCTGGCCCTCACCGGCCAGGACACCGGCATCGCCCTGCGCGATTTGCGCGTGGCGCTGAACCTGCTCGACCTACTGGCCTACTCGCCACGCATCGTCGGCGTGCCACGGGTGCTGCTGAACCAGGTGGTGGAAGGCGTGGGCGGTTACTTCAAGGCCTGCCTCAAGGCGGGTGAACGCTTGCCCGCGCCGAGCGGTCTGCTGATGACCCTCGACCGCACGCGCCGCGCCCTCAACGGCCAGGGCCTGCAGGATGCAGACGACACCCGCGTGCACTTGCTGCACGCCTTGGCCGGTTTGCGCCTGGCGCTGTTGCCCGGCGTGGAATTTATTGGCGGCACCGGGATGGAAGCGCCGCTGCCTGATGGAGCGCCTTTATGA
- a CDS encoding DUF1656 domain-containing protein has product MIGDLDISGVFLPTLLVLMGITYVLFLVVHGLLTRLHFYRLVWHRALFNVGLYALLLGAVDSLSRYLMT; this is encoded by the coding sequence ATGATCGGTGATCTGGATATCAGCGGGGTGTTCCTGCCCACGCTGCTGGTGCTGATGGGCATTACGTACGTGTTGTTCCTGGTGGTGCACGGGCTTTTGACCCGCCTCCACTTCTATCGCCTGGTCTGGCACCGGGCATTGTTCAATGTGGGGCTCTACGCGCTGTTGCTGGGCGCGGTGGACTCACTCAGTCGATACCTGATGACATGA